In Pseudobacter ginsenosidimutans, the following are encoded in one genomic region:
- a CDS encoding zeta toxin family protein, with the protein MPNLYIIAGCNGAGKTTASYTILPEILNCKEFVNADSIAAGLSPFNPESVSFESGRIMLHRINQLIDERIDFAFETTLATRSYTSFIKRAQANGYEVTLLFFWLHSPELATERVAERVRKGGHNIPVDVIKRRYYRGIFNLLNLYIPICNNWIVVNNVYIQPVMIAQGGFLTETMIEKADIWEVIRIQSKQHGK; encoded by the coding sequence ATGCCCAATCTATACATAATAGCAGGATGCAATGGTGCTGGGAAAACGACGGCAAGCTATACCATACTCCCGGAAATTCTCAACTGCAAAGAATTTGTAAATGCGGATAGTATCGCTGCAGGCCTATCCCCTTTTAATCCCGAAAGCGTTTCGTTCGAATCAGGCAGAATTATGCTTCATCGAATAAATCAATTAATTGATGAGAGAATTGATTTCGCATTTGAGACTACATTAGCAACCAGAAGCTATACCTCATTTATTAAAAGAGCTCAAGCAAATGGGTATGAGGTAACTTTGCTGTTTTTTTGGCTACACTCTCCGGAATTAGCAACTGAAAGAGTTGCTGAGCGAGTGAGGAAGGGAGGGCATAACATTCCCGTCGATGTAATTAAACGAAGATACTATCGTGGAATATTTAATCTTCTCAATCTTTATATCCCAATTTGCAACAACTGGATAGTTGTCAATAATGTATATATTCAGCCTGTTATGATAGCTCAGGGAGGCTTCCTCACCGAAACTATGATCGAAAAAGCCGATATTTGGGAAGTAATTCGAATTCAAAGCAAGCAACATGGAAAATAA
- a CDS encoding DUF4846 domain-containing protein, whose amino-acid sequence MKHKLFLLSIILPVLSSCQEAASTAGRQSGKTSSKSVPTRVSEIPPPEGCRRYNGTDTGFATWLRNVSLKKDNAVYLYNGQLKGNQDAQYAVLDIPVGHKDLQQCADAVMRLRASWLFSQGRYDEIRFADNNGRMYVCPPSPDSSAFERYLQTVYSWCGTISLAQQLRTVHWFNDIQPGDVLIRGGSPGHAVIVMDVVVNNNNMNEKYYMLAQSYMPAQSIHILKNYANKDGSPWYDVQQANRLISTPEWGFYKDELKRW is encoded by the coding sequence ATGAAGCACAAGCTCTTCTTACTATCAATTATTTTGCCGGTTTTAAGCAGTTGTCAGGAAGCAGCTTCCACCGCCGGCCGACAATCAGGAAAGACTTCGTCAAAGTCAGTCCCCACACGGGTTTCAGAGATCCCGCCGCCGGAAGGCTGCAGGCGCTACAATGGAACCGATACCGGCTTCGCCACCTGGCTCCGAAATGTTTCCCTCAAAAAAGATAATGCCGTTTACCTCTACAACGGTCAGCTCAAAGGCAACCAGGATGCCCAATATGCAGTGCTGGACATTCCCGTTGGCCATAAAGACCTTCAGCAATGCGCCGATGCCGTAATGCGCCTCCGCGCCTCCTGGTTGTTTAGCCAGGGGCGGTACGATGAGATCAGATTCGCGGACAATAATGGAAGGATGTATGTTTGTCCACCTTCCCCCGATTCCTCCGCATTTGAACGCTACCTGCAAACGGTCTACTCCTGGTGCGGCACCATTTCACTGGCACAGCAATTGCGAACTGTACATTGGTTCAACGACATTCAACCCGGCGACGTGTTGATCCGCGGCGGGTCTCCCGGCCATGCAGTGATAGTAATGGACGTGGTAGTTAACAACAATAATATGAACGAAAAATACTATATGCTGGCCCAGAGCTATATGCCTGCTCAAAGCATTCATATATTGAAGAATTACGCCAATAAAGATGGTAGTCCCTGGTATGATGTTCAACAGGCTAACAGGCTCATTTCCACGCCGGAATGGGGTTTTTATAAAGATGAGCTGAAAAGATGGTAA
- a CDS encoding sigma-54-dependent transcriptional regulator encodes MSNILIIDDEKAIRKTLSEILSYEGYKIEEASDGEEGLKKFKERTFDVVLCDIKMPKLDGIEFLDKAREVNPDVPVIMISGHGTIETAVEAVKKGAYDYIAKPPDLNRLLITIRNATDKTNLVAETKVLKRKVSKVEEMIGESGPILRIKETIDKVAPTDARILVMGENGVGKELVARWVHEKSNRAAGPLIEVNCAAIPSELIESELFGHEKGSFTSAVKQRIGKFESAHGGTLFLDEIGDMSLNAQAKVLRALQEGKITRVGGDKDISVDVRVIAATNKDLLREVDEKNFRLDLYHRLSVIIIHVPSLNDRRDDIPLLVDKFLADVCSDYGIAKKSIDNEALEALKTHNWTGNIRELRNVVERLIILSGKNITAEDVYAYVLPRK; translated from the coding sequence ATGTCAAATATTTTAATCATCGACGACGAAAAAGCGATCCGCAAAACCCTCTCCGAAATCCTTTCTTATGAAGGCTACAAGATCGAGGAAGCAAGTGACGGAGAAGAAGGATTGAAGAAGTTCAAGGAAAGAACCTTTGATGTGGTGCTTTGTGATATCAAGATGCCCAAACTGGACGGCATCGAGTTCCTGGACAAAGCCCGTGAAGTGAATCCCGATGTTCCGGTGATCATGATCTCCGGTCACGGTACCATCGAAACGGCTGTGGAAGCAGTAAAGAAAGGCGCCTATGATTATATCGCCAAACCACCAGACCTCAACAGACTGCTGATCACTATCCGCAACGCTACCGATAAAACCAACCTGGTTGCGGAAACAAAAGTGCTCAAACGCAAAGTGAGCAAAGTGGAAGAAATGATCGGTGAGTCCGGCCCCATCCTTCGTATCAAAGAAACCATCGATAAAGTGGCGCCTACCGATGCCCGTATCCTCGTAATGGGTGAAAACGGAGTAGGTAAGGAGCTGGTGGCCCGCTGGGTGCATGAGAAAAGCAACCGCGCTGCCGGCCCGCTCATTGAAGTGAATTGCGCGGCCATTCCCAGCGAACTGATCGAGAGCGAGCTCTTCGGTCATGAAAAAGGTTCCTTCACCTCCGCTGTTAAACAAAGGATCGGCAAATTTGAATCTGCCCATGGCGGTACACTCTTCCTGGATGAGATCGGCGATATGAGCCTGAATGCACAGGCCAAAGTGCTGCGCGCGCTCCAGGAAGGCAAGATCACCCGGGTGGGCGGCGATAAAGATATCAGTGTGGACGTTCGCGTTATTGCGGCTACCAATAAAGACCTGCTGCGCGAAGTGGACGAGAAGAATTTCCGTCTCGATCTTTATCATCGTCTCAGTGTGATCATCATCCATGTTCCATCGCTCAATGATAGACGTGATGATATCCCGTTACTGGTAGATAAATTCCTGGCAGACGTTTGCTCGGATTATGGCATCGCTAAAAAGTCCATCGATAATGAAGCACTGGAAGCGCTGAAAACCCATAACTGGACGGGCAATATCCGCGAACTGCGTAATGTGGTGGAGCGGCTTATAATACTCTCCGGCAAAAATATCACTGCGGAAGACGTTTATGCATATGTGCTACCGAGGAAGTAG
- a CDS encoding KilA-N domain-containing protein: MWGTYAHKDIAFEFGTWISPAFKLYLIKEFQRLKDQEAKTLNSEWDFRRFLSRLTIGFKQTL, translated from the coding sequence ATATGGGGGACGTATGCTCATAAAGACATTGCATTTGAATTTGGCACCTGGATCAGTCCAGCTTTCAAATTGTATTTGATTAAGGAATTTCAGCGTCTGAAAGATCAAGAAGCTAAAACCTTAAACAGTGAGTGGGATTTTAGAAGGTTTTTATCAAGGTTAACTATCGGATTCAAACAGACGCTATAA
- a CDS encoding MerR family transcriptional regulator — protein MNNFSIRDIENMTGIKAHTLRIWEQRHNIFNPKRKESKHRFYDCEDLKYILRVAYLYNRGMKISRIAGMTQEEIRQHALELRPDTENYEIYVNQLTEAALDFDQPRFEKILNTILLHAGFERGMFNVVFPLLSQIGLLWLAGKAHPCQEHFASALIIKKIHLAIDGLDCPAQCHPERKVLLFTPEFEYHEISILFMQYLLKKQGVPTVYVGRNVSLEVLEVMKNTQKGITQVYFHLVTNLIRCDLKQYLQKLSTLFSGQQIYFSSSSLVHHIPHNVKLLNGKDALLAFATI, from the coding sequence ATGAATAATTTTTCCATCCGCGACATTGAGAACATGACGGGCATCAAGGCCCACACCCTCCGCATCTGGGAGCAAAGGCATAATATCTTCAATCCCAAAAGGAAGGAAAGCAAACACAGGTTCTATGATTGTGAGGACCTGAAGTATATCCTTCGTGTGGCCTATCTCTATAACAGGGGCATGAAGATCAGCCGGATCGCGGGTATGACCCAGGAAGAGATCCGTCAGCACGCACTGGAGCTGCGCCCGGACACTGAGAATTACGAGATCTACGTTAACCAGCTGACCGAGGCCGCGCTTGACTTTGACCAGCCCCGGTTTGAGAAAATATTGAATACAATCCTGCTGCATGCAGGTTTTGAGCGCGGCATGTTCAATGTGGTGTTTCCGTTGCTAAGTCAAATCGGGTTGCTCTGGCTGGCCGGCAAGGCGCATCCTTGCCAGGAACATTTCGCCAGTGCGCTTATCATTAAGAAGATCCATTTGGCTATAGATGGACTGGATTGCCCGGCACAATGCCATCCTGAAAGAAAAGTGTTACTGTTTACTCCCGAATTTGAATACCATGAGATCTCCATTCTTTTCATGCAGTATTTGCTAAAGAAACAAGGGGTTCCCACTGTGTACGTGGGCAGGAATGTATCACTGGAAGTGTTGGAAGTGATGAAGAACACACAGAAAGGGATCACACAGGTGTACTTCCACCTGGTGACCAACCTGATCCGTTGTGATCTGAAACAATATCTTCAGAAATTATCGACGCTGTTCTCCGGACAGCAGATCTATTTTTCTTCTTCCAGTTTGGTGCATCATATTCCGCATAATGTGAAATTGCTGAATGGGAAGGATGCGTTGCTGGCTTTTGCTACTATTTAG
- the lepB gene encoding signal peptidase I → MSLHDLSIIILISLLIVLLPAIGLAKLFEKAGIPSWKAWVPFLNTWEMLKAARYKQYWFWIQFIPVLGWFISIWILVEFVKLFGKYGFLEHAAAVLLPFIYFPYIGYSDKTKYLGYETARKHRKSAVREWVDAAVFAIVAATLIRTFVFEAYTIPTGSMEKTLLVNDFLFVSKLSYGPRIPNTPLAFPFVHHTMPVVGGKSYSEAIHLPYTRWFSSPVKRNDVVVFNFPAGDTLTVEYDSRIPYYDLVREQGRDRVWNENTVITRPVDKRENYIKRCVAIGGDTIELKNGILYVNNEPGFVSPTAATYYHVRFNNVIIEPETLREQGILLNMAEGDADLQPLGGFDYRINLTLNELEIVKKIPGFVSADKEILPASEDIFPNNPGMFPWSADNFGKLWIPKKGATIQLTPQNIVLYKRAISVYEGNTWEEQGGKIYINGEPATSYTFKMDYFWMMGDNRHKSQDSRYWGYVPEDHVVGEAWMIWMSWDKGVRWNRLFKTIH, encoded by the coding sequence ATGAGTTTACATGATCTGAGCATTATTATCCTGATATCCCTTTTGATCGTACTGCTGCCCGCTATTGGGTTGGCAAAACTGTTCGAGAAAGCAGGTATCCCTTCCTGGAAAGCATGGGTGCCCTTCCTCAACACCTGGGAAATGCTCAAAGCTGCCCGTTACAAACAATACTGGTTCTGGATACAATTCATTCCTGTACTCGGTTGGTTCATCAGTATCTGGATACTGGTGGAATTTGTGAAACTGTTTGGTAAATATGGTTTCCTGGAGCATGCCGCCGCCGTATTGTTGCCCTTCATCTATTTCCCGTATATCGGTTACAGTGATAAAACAAAATACCTGGGATACGAAACTGCCCGCAAGCATCGCAAGAGCGCTGTGCGCGAATGGGTGGACGCTGCCGTGTTCGCCATCGTGGCCGCCACACTGATCCGCACTTTCGTGTTCGAAGCATATACCATCCCTACAGGCTCTATGGAAAAGACCCTGCTGGTGAATGATTTCCTCTTCGTGAGCAAACTGAGCTATGGTCCGCGTATTCCCAATACACCACTGGCATTTCCATTTGTACATCATACCATGCCGGTAGTGGGAGGCAAGTCCTATTCAGAAGCTATCCATCTTCCTTATACGCGCTGGTTCTCCAGTCCTGTAAAGAGGAATGATGTAGTGGTATTCAATTTCCCTGCCGGTGATACGCTTACGGTGGAATATGATTCGAGGATACCTTATTATGATCTTGTGAGAGAACAGGGCCGCGACAGGGTTTGGAACGAGAACACAGTGATCACACGTCCGGTTGACAAACGCGAGAACTATATCAAACGCTGTGTGGCCATTGGAGGCGATACCATCGAACTGAAAAATGGAATTCTGTACGTGAACAATGAGCCCGGCTTTGTAAGTCCCACTGCCGCTACTTATTATCATGTTCGTTTCAACAATGTGATCATCGAGCCGGAAACACTTCGTGAACAGGGCATCCTGCTCAATATGGCCGAAGGCGATGCAGACCTGCAGCCGTTGGGCGGATTTGATTATCGCATCAATCTTACTTTGAATGAGCTGGAGATCGTGAAGAAGATCCCGGGATTCGTTTCTGCCGACAAGGAGATCCTGCCTGCATCGGAAGATATCTTCCCCAACAATCCCGGCATGTTCCCCTGGAGCGCTGATAATTTCGGTAAGCTCTGGATCCCGAAGAAAGGCGCCACCATTCAACTCACACCTCAGAATATCGTGCTGTACAAACGCGCTATCAGCGTGTATGAAGGCAATACCTGGGAAGAACAGGGAGGAAAGATCTATATCAACGGCGAGCCCGCTACCAGCTATACATTCAAGATGGATTATTTCTGGATGATGGGCGACAACCGTCATAAATCACAGGACAGCCGCTACTGGGGATACGTACCCGAAGACCATGTGGTAGGTGAAGCATGGATGATCTGGATGAGCTGGGATAAAGGCGTTCGCTGGAACAGGCTGTTCAAGACGATCCACTAA
- a CDS encoding cytidine deaminase — MKSANYQFSYIVYDSISELEPPDAWLLNEARDVSQYAYAPYSNFLVGAVAKLANGEIVAGSNQENASYPAGICAERVLLSTAASMYPGIPIDTIAISYQQANGPSDHPVAPCGICRQSLQEFEGRVNQPIRLILAGMEGKVFVIEKASSLLPLAFTQEELL, encoded by the coding sequence ATGAAGTCAGCAAACTATCAGTTCTCTTACATTGTATATGATTCCATCAGCGAACTGGAACCACCCGATGCCTGGTTACTCAATGAGGCCAGGGATGTGAGCCAGTATGCTTATGCACCTTATTCAAACTTCCTGGTTGGAGCAGTAGCCAAACTTGCCAATGGCGAGATTGTGGCCGGTTCCAACCAGGAAAATGCCAGCTACCCCGCAGGCATATGCGCAGAACGCGTGCTGCTCAGCACCGCTGCCAGTATGTATCCCGGCATTCCTATCGATACCATCGCTATCAGTTATCAGCAGGCAAATGGTCCCAGTGATCATCCGGTAGCGCCTTGTGGGATCTGCAGACAAAGTTTGCAGGAGTTCGAAGGCCGGGTGAACCAGCCGATACGCCTGATCCTCGCAGGCATGGAAGGAAAAGTTTTTGTAATAGAGAAAGCAAGCTCATTACTGCCGTTGGCGTTTACGCAGGAAGAATTGTTGTGA
- a CDS encoding ferredoxin--NADP reductase: MDFLELIVKEVVPETKEAKSYVLEQVNGNPITYEAGQFLTLLIEFNGHEVRRSYSMGSSPGTDDRLFITVKRKENGEISRHILEHWQPGTKVLAVPPSGRFTIETDPAEQRHLFFLAAGSGIVPVFSLIKSVLVSEPKTHITMLYQNHDETTIIYHRELQLLEEQYPQQFTRIDLLSHPLLHELPSRRLNNGLLEQLVGYHEPKPFRHHQNRPPTLFYTCGPPAFMRMVQFTLRVMGYEEDQIFKEHFTIPVLPPPALVIDPGPKKVLLKYQGKDYEFDVSYPTSILQAALNLQIELPYSCKAGRCATCTARCVSGEVKMTNNEVLTDKDTGKGLILTCVGYAATDVQLEFGGL; encoded by the coding sequence ATGGATTTTTTGGAACTGATCGTAAAAGAAGTAGTGCCCGAAACAAAAGAGGCCAAAAGTTATGTGCTGGAACAGGTGAATGGAAATCCCATCACCTATGAAGCCGGACAATTCCTCACGCTCCTGATAGAGTTCAATGGTCATGAAGTAAGACGCTCCTACTCCATGGGCTCTTCACCCGGTACCGATGATCGATTGTTCATCACCGTTAAAAGGAAAGAGAATGGTGAGATCTCCAGGCATATCCTGGAACACTGGCAACCCGGCACCAAAGTGCTGGCTGTGCCGCCATCCGGCCGTTTCACTATAGAGACAGATCCCGCTGAACAAAGACACTTGTTCTTTCTCGCTGCCGGAAGCGGCATCGTACCTGTGTTCTCGCTGATCAAATCTGTATTGGTATCCGAGCCAAAGACGCATATCACGATGCTGTATCAAAACCACGATGAAACCACCATCATCTATCATCGTGAGTTGCAGTTGCTGGAAGAACAATATCCGCAGCAGTTCACCCGCATCGATCTGCTCAGCCATCCATTATTGCATGAGCTGCCTTCACGCAGGCTCAACAACGGACTGCTGGAACAGCTCGTAGGCTACCACGAGCCAAAGCCATTTCGTCATCATCAAAACAGACCTCCCACACTCTTCTATACCTGCGGACCTCCCGCCTTCATGCGGATGGTACAATTCACGCTGCGCGTGATGGGATACGAAGAAGACCAGATCTTCAAGGAACATTTCACCATTCCTGTATTACCGCCTCCGGCACTGGTGATCGATCCCGGCCCCAAAAAAGTATTGCTGAAATATCAGGGAAAAGATTACGAATTTGATGTATCTTATCCTACCTCTATTTTGCAGGCAGCCCTCAACCTGCAGATAGAACTGCCCTACAGTTGCAAAGCCGGAAGATGCGCCACCTGTACCGCAAGATGTGTGAGTGGAGAAGTAAAGATGACGAATAATGAAGTGCTAACGGATAAGGACACCGGAAAAGGACTGATCCTCACCTGTGTTGGTTATGCCGCCACAGATGTGCAACTGGAGTTTGGAGGACTGTAA
- a CDS encoding YhdH/YhfP family quinone oxidoreductase: MPFKALWITETAEGKFERNIVERMIDDLPPGEVVIRVHYSALNYKDALSATGNKGITRKFPHTPGIDAAGTVEISRSELFTVGEEVIVTGYDLGMNTCGGFGEYIRVPAAWVVRKPDGYTLKECMILGTAGFTAASALFKMELLGQHPQQGPIVVTGSTGGVGSMAVAILGKAGYEVIAITGKANAEAYLTSLGATHIQSREWVYDTTGKALLRSQWAGAIDTVGGNTLATLLKACQIEGNVVSTGLVGSSQLATTVYPFILNGVNLLGVGSAETPMIRRMAIWDKLSTAWNIKDKLNGIAKEVSLEELSDIYIDSILEGKVMGRIVVNLSDK, from the coding sequence ATGCCATTCAAAGCACTATGGATAACAGAAACAGCAGAAGGAAAATTTGAAAGGAATATCGTTGAGAGAATGATAGACGACCTGCCGCCCGGCGAAGTGGTGATCAGGGTCCATTATTCCGCACTGAATTATAAAGACGCACTCTCCGCCACCGGCAATAAAGGCATTACCCGCAAGTTCCCCCATACTCCCGGCATCGATGCTGCAGGCACTGTTGAGATCAGTCGCAGTGAACTCTTCACCGTCGGCGAAGAAGTGATCGTTACCGGTTACGATCTCGGTATGAACACCTGTGGCGGATTTGGTGAATACATCCGCGTTCCGGCCGCCTGGGTGGTTCGTAAACCCGATGGTTATACGCTGAAGGAATGTATGATCCTCGGTACTGCAGGATTCACCGCTGCTTCTGCCCTCTTCAAGATGGAACTGCTTGGGCAGCATCCGCAACAGGGCCCCATCGTTGTAACAGGGTCCACCGGCGGCGTGGGCAGCATGGCTGTTGCCATTCTTGGCAAAGCCGGTTACGAAGTGATCGCCATTACCGGCAAGGCCAATGCAGAAGCATATCTCACCAGCCTCGGCGCTACGCATATACAATCCCGTGAATGGGTGTACGATACTACCGGTAAAGCCCTGCTCCGTTCGCAGTGGGCCGGCGCTATCGATACCGTTGGCGGCAATACACTCGCTACCCTGCTCAAAGCCTGCCAGATCGAAGGCAATGTAGTAAGTACGGGACTTGTGGGCAGCTCGCAACTGGCTACCACCGTGTATCCTTTTATCCTCAATGGTGTGAACCTTCTCGGCGTTGGCTCCGCAGAAACGCCCATGATCCGGCGTATGGCCATCTGGGACAAACTCAGCACCGCCTGGAATATAAAAGACAAGCTCAATGGCATTGCCAAAGAAGTAAGCCTGGAAGAGCTCAGTGATATCTATATCGATTCCATTCTTGAAGGAAAGGTCATGGGCAGGATCGTAGTAAACCTTAGTGATAAGTGA
- a CDS encoding methylated-DNA--[protein]-cysteine S-methyltransferase codes for MPASFTTYYQSPVGLLRLSGTDQYLSELHFVDNDEEALQQPPTPELPPLAIQVTEELIEYFQGHRRIFDIPVSQEGTEFQLKVWNELMNIPFGKTTSYLDIARRLGDPKTIRAAASANGRNHVAIIVPCHRVIGSNGELVGYAGGLWRKKWLLAMEKRVAHGVQTLF; via the coding sequence ATGCCTGCCAGTTTTACCACATATTACCAGAGCCCGGTCGGATTGCTCCGGTTATCGGGTACGGACCAGTATCTCAGTGAACTGCACTTTGTGGATAACGACGAAGAAGCCTTGCAGCAACCCCCTACTCCGGAACTGCCTCCCCTCGCCATCCAGGTCACCGAAGAACTGATTGAATATTTTCAGGGCCATCGCCGTATTTTTGACATCCCTGTGAGCCAGGAAGGAACAGAGTTCCAGCTGAAGGTCTGGAACGAACTGATGAATATTCCCTTCGGCAAGACCACCAGCTACCTGGATATCGCCCGCAGGCTGGGCGATCCCAAGACCATCCGCGCTGCGGCATCTGCCAACGGCCGCAATCATGTGGCCATCATTGTGCCCTGCCACCGCGTGATCGGTTCCAATGGAGAACTGGTGGGCTATGCAGGTGGATTGTGGAGAAAGAAATGGCTGCTGGCGATGGAAAAGCGTGTGGCCCACGGCGTTCAAACCCTTTTCTGA
- a CDS encoding tRNA-binding protein, whose product MMSITWDDFEKIEMRVGTIMEVTDFPKAKKPAYQITVDFGELGIKKTSAQITALYDKESLIGRQVVAVVNFPPKQIANFFSECLIMGVYTDKKT is encoded by the coding sequence ATGATGAGCATTACCTGGGATGATTTCGAAAAGATCGAAATGCGTGTTGGAACAATCATGGAAGTTACAGATTTTCCCAAAGCGAAAAAGCCTGCCTACCAAATTACCGTGGATTTTGGAGAGCTGGGCATTAAAAAGACCTCGGCGCAGATCACGGCGCTGTACGACAAAGAGAGCCTGATCGGCAGGCAGGTGGTGGCTGTGGTGAATTTTCCACCAAAACAGATCGCCAACTTTTTCAGCGAGTGCCTGATCATGGGCGTATACACTGATAAAAAGACGTAG
- a CDS encoding OsmC family protein → MKRTATAVWNGSGKEGNGHLTTQSTTLNKTQYSYKSRFEEGVGTNPEELIAAAHAGCFTMKLSFVLGGAGFTPDSIETTSTITLDNGVITTSHLVVKATVPGITAEKFQEAVKDAEQNCPVSKALNVTITTEATLG, encoded by the coding sequence ATGAAAAGAACAGCAACAGCCGTATGGAACGGCTCCGGAAAAGAAGGCAATGGACATCTGACTACTCAAAGCACTACCCTGAACAAAACCCAGTACTCATACAAATCAAGGTTTGAAGAAGGCGTTGGCACCAACCCTGAAGAGCTGATCGCAGCTGCACATGCAGGCTGCTTCACCATGAAGCTCAGCTTCGTTCTCGGCGGTGCAGGATTCACTCCTGATTCCATTGAAACAACATCTACCATTACGCTCGACAATGGCGTGATCACTACCTCACACCTGGTTGTGAAAGCTACTGTTCCCGGTATCACTGCCGAAAAATTCCAGGAAGCGGTGAAAGACGCAGAACAGAACTGTCCGGTGAGCAAGGCGCTGAACGTGACCATCACTACAGAAGCCACACTGGGTTAA